One Thunnus thynnus chromosome 18, fThuThy2.1, whole genome shotgun sequence genomic region harbors:
- the rdh14b gene encoding retinol dehydrogenase 14b gives MFTAVVVAVIAGGGVLLLLRRLFPSQKAMKLLQYPADTMHGKTVIVTGANSGIGKALAGELLKLQARVIMACRDQRSAEEAAQEIKTQAGPEQGEVVIKHLDLASLRSVRKFCEEIKEEESKIDVLINNAGIYQCPYTKTEDGFEMQLGVNHLGHFLLTHLLLDLLKTSAPSRIVVVSSKLYKYGHINFDDLNSENNYDKAFCYSQSKLANLLFTLELARQLEGTGVTVNALTPGIVRTRLGRHVEIPFLAKPLFNLASMVFFKSPLEGAQTPLYLTCSPEVEGVSGKCFANCEEEELMPIATDDQAAKKLWDISRRMVGLTD, from the exons ATGTTTACTGCCGTAGTGGTTGCTGTTATTGCTGGTGGGGGGGTTCTGCTCCTTTTGCGCCGCCTCTTCCCCAGCCAGAAAGCCATGAAGCTGCTACAGTATCCAGCGGACACGATGCATGGAAAGACGGTCATCGTGACCGGGGCTAACAGCGGGATAGGGAAGGCCTTGGCCGGGGAGCTGCTGAAGCTCCAGGCCCGGGTCATCATGGCCTGTCGGGACCAGCGCAGCGCCGAAGAGGCAGCCCAGGAAATCAAGACACAGGCCGGACCAGAGCAAGGGGAGGTGGTCATCAAACACCTGGACCTTGCATCGCTTAGATCAGTTCGCAAATTTTGTGAAGAGATTAAGGAG GAGGAATCCAAGATTGATGTGCTCATCAACAATGCAGGCATCTACCAGTGTCCCTACACAAAGACAGAGGATGGTTTTGAGATGCAGCTCGGTGTGAATCACCTGGGCCACTTCCTCCTCACTCACCTCCTGCTGGACCTCCTGAAGACGTCCGCTCCCAGCCGCATCGTTGTGGTTTCCTCCAAGCTTTACAAGTATGGCCACATCAACTTTGATGACCTGAATAGTGAAAATAACTATGATAAGGCCTTCTGCTACAGTCAGAGCAAGTTGGCCAACCTGCTGTTTACGCTTGAACTGGCTCGCCAGCTGGAAGGCACTGGGGTCACAGTCAATGCTCTCACCCCGGGTATCGTGAGGACCAGACTCGGCAGGCATGTTGAAATCCCTTTCCTGGCAAAGCCGCTGTTCAACCTCGCCTCAATGGTCTTTTTCAAGAGTCCACTGGAGGGGGCCCAGACCCCTCTCTATCTGACCTGCTCACCTGAGGTGGAGGGAGTGTCGGGGAAGTGTTTCGCTaactgtgaggaggaggagctgatgCCCATAGCCACAGATGACCAGGCAGCCAAGAAGCTGTGGGACATAAGCAGGAGGATGGTTGGACTCACTGACTGA